DNA sequence from the Paenibacillus physcomitrellae genome:
TGATTTCTTCTTCCTGGCTGCCGAGTTTTTCTAAGATCTTTTTCGGACTTAATCTCTTTTTCTCCGGGTAGGGTTTGACATCGGTCAGTTGGTCCACGGGAACAATCCTCTTCTTTTCGTCCTTTAAGTCAAAGCCTTCGATCCTCCAAAGGCCTCTGTCATGATAAAGGTGCAGAAGGTAAACGGGATAAGCGCGGATGCCCCTCTCTTCTTCAACGCTGATCGTTAAATAGCTGTCCATAAGCAGGTTTTGGATAAGCTTTTCCAGCATGGGGTGGGGAAGGTCCGAAAGCTCAAGCAAATCGGGATTATGAGGGTTGGTCCCTTCAAATAGCAAAATCTGATTCAATAATACAAGGTCGTCCTGCTGGGTGGCTGAGATGAGGCCCAGTAATTTCTCGGCTAAAGACTGCCGGCTCTTCAGATACGGAAGCTGCGCATTTCTTGTGGCCATAAAGGCAATAAACAGAGCTTTAACCTCATTATCCGTAAAACGAACCCCCGGCAGTAGAGCATTATGCATCACAAAATAACCGCCATCTCTGCCGACTTCCGCGACAAGCGGCATCCCCAAGGCTTCGATTTCCCGGATGTCCCGGATCGCCGTCGAACGGGAGACGCCGAATTCCTGCATGATTTCAGCAATGGTAAAGCGGGAGCGGTTGTTGATATACCGCATGAGGGTGTTGATCCGTTCAACTTTTTTCATGGAGACTCCTAAACAGGTTCATTTTTTGACACCATTTAAGGCTATCATAAACTCATCAAGAACAGCAAACAATTCGACAGCCGCTCACTAAACTTGAGAGAAGGAAGGTTATAACAAATGGCACATTATACGTTGGAAGAGAAGGACAGCTTTATCGTGTATGGACTGGGAACCGAGCTTAAGAGCCATTACACGGACTTTGCCGGCCTGAACAAGGAGAAATCCGACTTCTGGCAGGCGGTCAGCGAGGATGGCAGGCTTGATGCGTTAAAAGAGCTGGCTGCCAACGACTACCTTTTTGTAGTAAATGAAGCGGTGAACAACAAGATGATGTTTTATGCCGGTGTCCTGACAGAGGAAGCGCAAGCGGCGCCTGCAGCGGAAGGGTCCAGGGTAATTCAGTTCCCTAAAGGAGAATACCTGGTGGTTAGAGGGGAAGGGAAGACGGTCGATGAATTGAATACCAAGCTGACCGGCCTTGCCTTTGGTCAAGCCCTTTCGGAAGCTCAAAATCATGCTTATGTAGGCGGGCCGAATACAGCGGTGTTGATGGGAGAGCGGGACGGCCTGCTTGTTGGCGAGATGTGGATTCCGGTTGTAAGGAAATAAGGAGAGAGAGGGTGCTTTCGGAAGTGTCTTATACCGTTGATTTTAAAAATGTCTCCACAGTGGGTTTAGAATCCTCACCCGTTGCAGAAACGCTGGCCGGTCTTCGCGCCAATGAAGCCCGTTATTTCATGAACAAATACAAACATGAGTTTACGGTAGTGCCGGCTAAAGAAAGCCAGGAGACCCTGGATTATGTAAACCGGGTTTTGAAAGAGGAACGGGGAATTGAGTTTGCGGCCAAACCGTTGGAAACGTCGCGTTTTCAGGTGGAGAATATCGACTGGGCTTTCGTTTTTTATGAGAGTGGTCTCGAAGTCAACGTCTTGTATACGGTGGATGACCCTAAGAAACGGGCCGTCGGCTTCAAGCTTTCCGAAGGAATGGAAGTGCCGGCCGAACTGGAGGGGAAGTTCAAGTTTGCCCGGCAGAAGTCTAAATTGGCTGGAACGATTCGCGGTTCGTTTTTCGTCATTAAAGGCGAATATTAATTGAAAATAAATAAAAACCCGGCAAACCTGCCGGGTTTTTCTATGTAGGATTAAATTATGTACGAATAAGGAAATTGCGCATAAAGAGCTGCTATGGTATCATGAAAAAACCACTGGTGTCTTTTTTATGAAAAAACCATAGTCCACCTATCTTATCTACACTTTAATCTTACCATGGGACACAGCGGTTGTCAAATGTGCTTTTTCGGAAATATCGGAAGGGGTGTTCGGAATGGTCAACGAGCAGGATTGGAACCAGGAGCAGGAACGGCTGAGCAAGGTGAAGGGACAGCTGCAGGAGCGAATCGCCGAGCTGGAGCCGGAGGTGGACGGACTGCAGAATCAGGCGGGGGAAATCCGCAAAAGATTCTGGGAAGAAGTAACCGTCAACACGGCTTCCGATGAGGATTTTGAGGAAACGTTCCACAGCATCAAACAGCAGGAAGCGTTGTTGTCCGAACGGGAGCGGAGTTACCGGCTGAAGCTGCAGCAATGGAAAAACCTGCAGCGGCTGCTGCCGTCTCCTTACTTCGGGCGTATTGATTTTACGGAGAATGGGCTTGGCATCAAAGAGCAGGTTTATATCGGGGTATCGTCTTTCGTTGATTCGGAAGGCTTGAATTTTCTGATTTACGACTGGCGGACGCCTATTGCGAGCATGTATTATGACTATTCCCCCGGGCCGGCCGCATATGACACGCCGGGCGGACGCGTCGAAGGCGTTATGGAGCTGAAACGGCAGTATCAAATCCGGAATGGCCGGCTGCAGAACGTATTCGATACGAGCTTAACGATCGGCGACGAGCTGCTGCAGCAGGTGCTCGGCAAAGGTGCGGATTCGCAGATGAGGAGCATCGTGGCGACCATCCAGAAGGAACAAAATGCGATTATCCGCGATGACCAAAGCCGGATGCTCATTGTTCAAGGGGCGGCGGGCAGCGGGAAAACCTCCGCAGCTTTGCAGCGCGTGGCTTATTTGCTTTATAAAGACCGGGAGCGGTTAAAGGCCGATCAGGTCGTTCTTTTTTCACCGAATCCGATGTTTAACAGCTATGTCTCGACCGTGCTCCCCGAGCTCGGCGAAGAGAACATGCAGCAGGCGACCTTCCAGGAATACCTGGAGTACGGGCTTGGCGCCGCGCTGCGTTTAGAGGATCCGTTTGACCAGATCGAATACGTGCTGACCGAACAATCCACGCGGGAGTATGAAGCCCGGCTCAAGGGAATTGAATATAAGGCGTCGGCGTCCTTCCTTCAAGCCCTACAAAATTATGCCGGGTGGCTGGGACAGGAAGGCATGCGGTTTAACGGCATCCGGTTCCGGGACCGCGATCTGATCACGGCTGAGCAAATGGAAGCGCAGTTTTACAGCTATGATCCTTCCATCCGGCTCGCGGTTCGTGTAGGCATGCTGCAGGAGTGGCTGCTGAAGGAGCTGACCTTGCTGGAGCGCAAGGAGCGAACGGAGCTTTGGGTGCAGGAGGAGCTGAATTACCTCGACAATGAGCAGTATGCTGCCGTGCATAAGGAACTGCACAAGGAGAGAGGCGTTTTTGACTTTGCCGAGAAATATGAAGAGATTCAGGAATTCCTGCAGAACAAACCGCGGCGGGATGAGGGCGACTTCGATTATGCAGAGCGGGAGGAAGAGCTGCTGAGCCGGCAGATCGTTAAAGAGCAGTTTAAACCGCTCAGAAGAAGCGTGAAAAAGATGCGAATCATCGACATGGCTGGACTGTATGCCCAGTTGTTCGGCAGCCCGGACGTTTATGCGGCGATGACGAAGGAGAAGCACATTCCGAAGCATTGGGCGGAGGTTTGCGAACAAACCCGGGAGAAGCTTAGCCGGCTCGAGTTGTTCTACGAGGATGCGACTCCGTTTCTGTATCTGAAAGAGTTGGTCGAGGGCGTGCGGATCAATACGCAGGTCAAACATGTCTTTGTCGATGAAGGCCAGGATTACTCGATGTTTCAATATGAGTTTCTGAAAAAGCTGTTCCCCCGCGCCCGCATGACGGTGCTCGGCGATTTCGGCCAGGCCATCTTCACCCAGGCCACAGAGCTGTATGGGGCGGATTCGCCGCTAATCGGGCTCTATGGAGAGCCGGATACCCGTTTGATTCGGCTTGTCCGCAGCTACCGGTCCACCCGCGAGATCGTGGAGTTCACGAGATCGATGCTGCCTGGCGGCCAGGAGATCGTGCCCTTTGACAGAAGCGGAGGGAAACCGCTCCTCACGCAGGCGGCAAGTAAAGGTCAATTGGCGGCGCAAATAGCGGAAGATGTGGCGGTGCTCCAAGCGGAAGGTTTCGCCTCTATCGCGGTTATCACCAAAACCGCCGCTGAAAGCATCGAGGCCCATGACCTGCTGACCGCTCATGGAGGTGCGCAGCTGCGGCTCATTACCAAAGAGACGCCAACCTTTGAGAACGGAGCCGTGGTCATTCCCGCCTATCTGGCAAAGGGTGTGGAATTCGATGCCGTTCTGATTTACGACTCATCAGCGGACGTTTATCACCGGGAAAGCGAACGCAAGCTTTTTTATACGGCTTGTACTCGCGCCATGCACCGGCTTCAGCTGTACGCCGCGGGGGCATGGACGCCGTTCATCAAGGCTGTGGATGCTTCTTTGTATGAAGTGAAAGAGCTGAGAGATTAAAAGCGCGAACAGCAGAAGCGGTACTAGGAGGCACTCCAATTGGAGTGCCCTTTGTTTTAAAAAGCACAGGTACAGGGGCGCCCGGCCCCTAATGCTGAATTGGCGGTAGGTCCGCTGAAGTGGGGTCGGAGATATAAATCTGGCCCTCCTGATCGATGGAGGCAAAGAAAATATCCTCCTGGCGCAGGCCTTTAGCTCGCAGTTGGGCATCCAGCCAGGATCGCTCTTTGTGAATGTAGCTTAACGATTCTTCATAGACGACGCCTTCCACAATCAGGGGATAAGATACATCCTTATTGGGTTTAGGAAGTCTCGTATGATTCGGGAGCGGAGCGGAAGGGGACTCCTTTTTATACACGGTTAACTTGCCGTTAGCCTCGAGAATCGCAAATTCGACGTCAGCGATATGGAAGACATCTTTCTCACGCAGCATTTGCAGAATGTTATCTATGGAGTACCTTACTTTCTTCAGGTTATTAACTACAAATTTGCCCTGATTGATGACAATAGTCGGTTCGAAGGTGATCAGCTTACCGAATTTCCTGGATTTAATCACCAGGAATGAAACGCCCCGCTGCAGGAGGGCAATCAGCACAATCGCAACAGCCGTATGGATATGATCAATGTTGGGATCAGCAATATCGGCCCCAACGACTGCTCCCAAAGCGAGGATGACGAGAAAGTCGAACACCGGAAGCTCGCCGATGGATCTTTTGCCCATAAACAAACCTGCGATCAGCATGAGGGGGAAGATCGTGATGATCCTCCCGGCTACGAGAAGCGAATCTTTAACGGTATCCATCCACATTCAGACGTACCCTGCCTTTATCAATAATTTGTCGGGTGTTTTAATGGGTATCTTACCCAATTGTTCCTTTAACATACCCGGCAAATCCCGATATTCCCAGCGGCAGGACAGGTGTACATGAAATTGTCTACTTCTTTTTCCTATAAGAATATAAGATAATTTCCATGTAGAAGAGAGGAGTGTGTGGCGTGAAGCAGCGTGCGAAAGTGATGCTTGTCGAGGATGATCTGGATTGGAGTAACGGTTTGCAAATGTATTTCTCCAAAGAAGCCGGATTTGAGATCGTTACTTGTGTGAGCAGCAAGGCAGCCTGCATGTCAGCCCTCGACGAAACTCCGGTGGATGTAGTCCTTATGGATATTATGTTAGGCGATGCCGATTCATCAGGCCTGGATGCCGCATTGGATATTACGCATAAGCATCCCTCCGTCAAAGTGATTATGTTGAGTTCGCTCGACGATGATGACGAGGTGTTTAACGAGGCTTTCTTGAACGGAGCCTACGATTTCGTATATAAGAATGAATTTGAACAAATTCCTGAAGTCATTGCCGGTGCAATGAAAGATCAGCAGACCAAATACGGTCCGAGATTAAAGAAGCTTATTTATGATAAGAAGAAAAAGCTGCTAACGCCTTACGATGTCGTCCTGCTCAAACTGATCGCGGAAGGAAAAACACAACAGGAAATTGCCGATATGAATAGTGTAAGCTTGTCAGCGGTAAAGAAACACGTAGGCAGAGTCCTGGAGAAGTTTCAATGGGACCGTTCCACAAGGGAGCTGGCGGACAAGTGCATGAAATGGGGGATTTTGGAGTAAGGGGACCGGACCAATGATTATCGCATTTTTCTTGTTTTTGTTTATGATCACGACGCCGATTAGTATCTATCTGCTTGTTAAGCAGAAGGAGAACCGCTTGCTTGTATGGGGAGCCCTGATTCTTTTTACTGTGGGTTTAAGCGGGCTGCAGGTTGGCTTGGAGAAGCTTGTGCTGCCTTACGAGAAGACCGTGGAAGCAGACGGGGCCTGGACGGCGGCGCTGCAGGTGATGACGTCTTTTCTGAATATCGTGATCCATACCTTTCCGTATTATCTGATTCTTATCTTTTTTATCAATTTTGCGGGATATTCGAAGGCAATCCTGACGGGTTTATTGCTCGTTCCGGCGCTGCTGTCCTTTATTTTTAGCGATATGTACCCGGTTTCGAGGATTAATTATTCCTATATTTTGAGCTGGGGTCTTCCGTATATGCTGGCTTCGGTGATCCTGTTTGCAAAGTGCGTGTTGAAGGCGGAGCGGGGAACCAAGAGGCTCCAGTATTTCGGGATTGGCATGATGATTCTGATTCCTGAAGTCTTTCTGCTGCTTCTGCAGTTAGAAGGCATTTATTTTCAATCTCCGATAGAGATCCTGATGTTTATTCCGATTATTTGCCTGGTCAGTCTGCTGTTAGGGTTGCTCTTCTACGTCTATAACGTCTTCGCTCAATTCCAGTCCGCTGTCGTGCTGACGAAGATGCAGCTGGGTACGAGCCTGATGCAGCATGCCTTCAAGAACGCGATCTCAAAAAATAAACTCCACGCGCTGAATATGCAGCGCAGCCTGGATTCCGGGCAATATGAGGTTGTAGGCGAGCAACTGGAAAGCCTGCTGCGGTCCAATGAGCATCTCATGAACATGGTGTCGAAATTATCCTATCTGACCCGGAGCCGGATATCTGCAGAGCCGGAGTTGACCGACGTTTCTATTCTGCTGGATGAAGTGATCGATCAGTTTCAAGATACATCCGTTTCGTTCGAGAAACGATATGCCGCCACGACGCTGCACGTCGACCGTACGCTGATGGCCGAATGCTTCTCCAACATTATCAGCAATGCGGTGGAAGCCATGTCCGGGCGGGGGCAGGTTGCCGTAACGGTGGAACGGGCGAGGCGCCATGTGAACATTTATTTTACGGATACCGGCAGAGGGATGAACAAGGAGCAATTGAACAATATGTTCGAGCCCTTCTACTCCACGAAGCAGAAGCTGGGGCATAACTTTGGTCTGGGCATGTTTCACGTCAAGAAAATAATGAATGCGCATCGGGGCAAAGTGAAGGTGACGAGTCAATCGGGAAAAGGAACAACCGTTACGTTGGTATTACCCTAACGCCTATGCGATGGCAGAGCCCCAGGATATTTAGCTTGATAGAGCGGAGATCGGAAATCCGCGGATACGCGGATAGCTGGACGTGATGTGTATGCGGCAAAGAGGGCCATTTGTTAATAGGAATAGGGGCTGCTGGGCACTTGAGGTTTGGGTTGAGGTATAAAATGTGACATGTCTAATAATTTGGTTCACTACATCCTACAAAAAGCTCGTTATATGTCATATTATATAACATAATATTCGTTGAGCAGTCTATTATAATGTGATATGCTCCAAATATGTTATATATACTTACATATTGGGAGGGTGCTGCAGGATGAATCATGCGAAGAAGCGAAAGGCTGTTAAAATGATGACGGTACCGATCTTGAGTTTGGCGTTATTGGGAGGTGTTATTCCGGTGAATGCAATGAACACTACTAGTTTAATTGCCGACGCCACGACCACAACCAAGGCCTTTCAGGATCTGCAGATGGTTGTCCGGCAAGCGAAGAGCATCGATCTGGGGGATTATCCTGCTTCGTATGCGGATGAGGTGAAGTATGCGCTCAGTATGGTGAGCAACCTTACACCGAATAGCACCGTGTACAAGATTAATGAAGCAAGGCTTATGCTTCAAGTTGCTTTGGATTCGCTCACGATTGATCTGGAGAAGGCTGCCATTGCGGATATGCAGGCTGCGGTTAAGGCAGGAAAGCTGACGTATGTGCAGTTGGTCAACATGTATTTGACCCGAATCGATCTCTACAACAATTACACCGTTCGACTGGATGCGGTCGCGAGCCTTAACCCTAAAGCCATCGAGCTTGCAAAAGCCTCTGATGCTGCCGTTAAGGCGGACCCTTCCAAAGCGGCGGGCATGTTCGGCATTCCGATTCTGATCAAGGACAACATTGGAACGGCGAAAGCCGATGGGATGCCGACCACAGCGGGATCGATCGCCTTGGCCAACAGTTACCCCGAAGAGGACTCCTTCCTGGCAAGCCAGCTCAAGAAATCAGGGGCTATCATTTTGGGAAAAACAAACCTGTCCGAATTCGCAAACTTCATTACAAACGGAATGCGGAACGGCTATTCCACCCTCCAGGGTCAGGTCCTGAACCCGTATCTTCCTAATGTGCTGGACGTCTCTGGATCCTCTTCCGGTTCGGGCGCGGGAGGAGCGGCGGCTCTCGCCGCTATCACCATTGGTACGGAAACCTCCGGTTCGATTTTGTCCCCATCGCAAAAAAACTCGCTTGTCGGCTTGAAGCCGACGGTCGGGCTGGTCAGCCGCAGCGGCATTATTCCTTTGTCGCATAGCCAGGATACGGCCGGACCGATGGGGCGGGATGTAGCAGATGTCGCAACGCTGCTGTCCGCCATGCAGGGGTATGACGCTGACGACATCCATATGAACATGGG
Encoded proteins:
- a CDS encoding helix-turn-helix transcriptional regulator, with amino-acid sequence MKKVERINTLMRYINNRSRFTIAEIMQEFGVSRSTAIRDIREIEALGMPLVAEVGRDGGYFVMHNALLPGVRFTDNEVKALFIAFMATRNAQLPYLKSRQSLAEKLLGLISATQQDDLVLLNQILLFEGTNPHNPDLLELSDLPHPMLEKLIQNLLMDSYLTISVEEERGIRAYPVYLLHLYHDRGLWRIEGFDLKDEKKRIVPVDQLTDVKPYPEKKRLSPKKILEKLGSQEEEINLILELGPQAIAQYKKYHPLKAFIAYTDPYQTTAIVSTFVQVDKPRELAEMINWMLFLGEDARIREAPEEILEGLRGRLDHFRRL
- a CDS encoding GyrI-like domain-containing protein, with amino-acid sequence MAHYTLEEKDSFIVYGLGTELKSHYTDFAGLNKEKSDFWQAVSEDGRLDALKELAANDYLFVVNEAVNNKMMFYAGVLTEEAQAAPAAEGSRVIQFPKGEYLVVRGEGKTVDELNTKLTGLAFGQALSEAQNHAYVGGPNTAVLMGERDGLLVGEMWIPVVRK
- a CDS encoding phage tail protein, with amino-acid sequence MSYTVDFKNVSTVGLESSPVAETLAGLRANEARYFMNKYKHEFTVVPAKESQETLDYVNRVLKEERGIEFAAKPLETSRFQVENIDWAFVFYESGLEVNVLYTVDDPKKRAVGFKLSEGMEVPAELEGKFKFARQKSKLAGTIRGSFFVIKGEY
- the helD gene encoding RNA polymerase recycling motor HelD translates to MVNEQDWNQEQERLSKVKGQLQERIAELEPEVDGLQNQAGEIRKRFWEEVTVNTASDEDFEETFHSIKQQEALLSERERSYRLKLQQWKNLQRLLPSPYFGRIDFTENGLGIKEQVYIGVSSFVDSEGLNFLIYDWRTPIASMYYDYSPGPAAYDTPGGRVEGVMELKRQYQIRNGRLQNVFDTSLTIGDELLQQVLGKGADSQMRSIVATIQKEQNAIIRDDQSRMLIVQGAAGSGKTSAALQRVAYLLYKDRERLKADQVVLFSPNPMFNSYVSTVLPELGEENMQQATFQEYLEYGLGAALRLEDPFDQIEYVLTEQSTREYEARLKGIEYKASASFLQALQNYAGWLGQEGMRFNGIRFRDRDLITAEQMEAQFYSYDPSIRLAVRVGMLQEWLLKELTLLERKERTELWVQEELNYLDNEQYAAVHKELHKERGVFDFAEKYEEIQEFLQNKPRRDEGDFDYAEREEELLSRQIVKEQFKPLRRSVKKMRIIDMAGLYAQLFGSPDVYAAMTKEKHIPKHWAEVCEQTREKLSRLELFYEDATPFLYLKELVEGVRINTQVKHVFVDEGQDYSMFQYEFLKKLFPRARMTVLGDFGQAIFTQATELYGADSPLIGLYGEPDTRLIRLVRSYRSTREIVEFTRSMLPGGQEIVPFDRSGGKPLLTQAASKGQLAAQIAEDVAVLQAEGFASIAVITKTAAESIEAHDLLTAHGGAQLRLITKETPTFENGAVVIPAYLAKGVEFDAVLIYDSSADVYHRESERKLFYTACTRAMHRLQLYAAGAWTPFIKAVDASLYEVKELRD
- a CDS encoding DUF421 domain-containing protein, with amino-acid sequence MDTVKDSLLVAGRIITIFPLMLIAGLFMGKRSIGELPVFDFLVILALGAVVGADIADPNIDHIHTAVAIVLIALLQRGVSFLVIKSRKFGKLITFEPTIVINQGKFVVNNLKKVRYSIDNILQMLREKDVFHIADVEFAILEANGKLTVYKKESPSAPLPNHTRLPKPNKDVSYPLIVEGVVYEESLSYIHKERSWLDAQLRAKGLRQEDIFFASIDQEGQIYISDPTSADLPPIQH
- a CDS encoding response regulator transcription factor, which encodes MKQRAKVMLVEDDLDWSNGLQMYFSKEAGFEIVTCVSSKAACMSALDETPVDVVLMDIMLGDADSSGLDAALDITHKHPSVKVIMLSSLDDDDEVFNEAFLNGAYDFVYKNEFEQIPEVIAGAMKDQQTKYGPRLKKLIYDKKKKLLTPYDVVLLKLIAEGKTQQEIADMNSVSLSAVKKHVGRVLEKFQWDRSTRELADKCMKWGILE
- a CDS encoding sensor histidine kinase — translated: MIIAFFLFLFMITTPISIYLLVKQKENRLLVWGALILFTVGLSGLQVGLEKLVLPYEKTVEADGAWTAALQVMTSFLNIVIHTFPYYLILIFFINFAGYSKAILTGLLLVPALLSFIFSDMYPVSRINYSYILSWGLPYMLASVILFAKCVLKAERGTKRLQYFGIGMMILIPEVFLLLLQLEGIYFQSPIEILMFIPIICLVSLLLGLLFYVYNVFAQFQSAVVLTKMQLGTSLMQHAFKNAISKNKLHALNMQRSLDSGQYEVVGEQLESLLRSNEHLMNMVSKLSYLTRSRISAEPELTDVSILLDEVIDQFQDTSVSFEKRYAATTLHVDRTLMAECFSNIISNAVEAMSGRGQVAVTVERARRHVNIYFTDTGRGMNKEQLNNMFEPFYSTKQKLGHNFGLGMFHVKKIMNAHRGKVKVTSQSGKGTTVTLVLP
- a CDS encoding amidase family protein, whose protein sequence is MNHAKKRKAVKMMTVPILSLALLGGVIPVNAMNTTSLIADATTTTKAFQDLQMVVRQAKSIDLGDYPASYADEVKYALSMVSNLTPNSTVYKINEARLMLQVALDSLTIDLEKAAIADMQAAVKAGKLTYVQLVNMYLTRIDLYNNYTVRLDAVASLNPKAIELAKASDAAVKADPSKAAGMFGIPILIKDNIGTAKADGMPTTAGSIALANSYPEEDSFLASQLKKSGAIILGKTNLSEFANFITNGMRNGYSTLQGQVLNPYLPNVLDVSGSSSGSGAGGAAALAAITIGTETSGSILSPSQKNSLVGLKPTVGLVSRSGIIPLSHSQDTAGPMGRDVADVATLLSAMQGYDADDIHMNMGVDNEIEVDEAYFNEHTETDYTAYLKEDGLKGKVLGVYRTPNQETQPDVYEAFQKAVQVLKDQGATIIYAADGGDMANELPNAPASKVLYYDFKEDIENYLKAQKNPVLASDNKTVIKSLQDIIDYNKKHLDVLKYGQTILEEAETYDMTPGSADYQTRDKQRAADVEYSRKNGINYLLDKYKLDGLIGLNGATTGIAAKAGYPSITVPTGYRTAEGGNGEPINLQITGDSFTEDKLIEMGYAYEQATQARVAPGMAVKDRLKALLDDAEAQKLSGEVYDNALAVYKSNFATAREVNDAANRLYVELYHSWWPDVKNEF